A window from Salvia miltiorrhiza cultivar Shanhuang (shh) chromosome 2, IMPLAD_Smil_shh, whole genome shotgun sequence encodes these proteins:
- the LOC131008943 gene encoding regulator of nonsense transcripts UPF3 isoform X3: MKGPLDRTKVVLRHLPPTISQSNLVDHIDSRFSGRYHWLTFRPGKSSPKHLKYGRAYIDFNKPDDVIEFAEFFKGHVFVNEKGTQFRTIVEYAPSQRVPKQWAKKDGREGTIVKDPEYLEFLEFLAKPVENLPSAEIQLERKEAERAGAPKDAPIVTPLMDFVRQKRAAKGGARRTVLNGKPARRVGGMSSRNPVSGSSKRGSEKRTSTTMYVLRDSSKIMGNKDKSTYSLVRKQDDQQLNDKSINSASISGNEALEGENAGTGSTGTGKKKILLLKGKEKEIPNISGGPLLQQNTVSPEKASAPRHNQQREASGKIIRSILLSRDSRQNQPSLGSQSELRIQSSNQERDKKPPRPPSLQSLQKDANGTPEDKLVSNDLHAVPTEKQERRARNKDRPDRGVWTPLRRSDGLHSSDESLSLSASQTSEIGDSAEGTHVESKQDMLVTRGGEFRPLGGGRGRHYSSDNGPYRHGVRRGSAYNAKEADGSSIVEGKSSKRGGSSGYGSHEVWRLLQLKHYQFDHSVVLHICMLIYISIKLQKQVWVQKSSSAT; the protein is encoded by the exons ATGAAGGGTCCGCTGGATCGAACGAAGGTGGTGCTGCGGCACTTGCCGCCGACGATTTCTCAGTCAAACCTTGTCGACCATATCGATTCTCGCTTCTCCGGCCGCTACCATTGGCTTACTTTTCGCCCCGGAAAATCTAG CCCAAAGCATCTAAAATACGGTAGAGCTTACATTGACTTCAACAAGCCAGATGATGTGATTGAGTTTGCTGAGTTTTTTAAGGGCCATGTCTTTGTCAATGAGAAAG GAACACAGTTTCGAACAATTGTTGAGTATGCTCCTTCACAACGTGTTCCAAAACAGTGGGCCAAGAAGGACGGCCGCGAAGGGACTATAGTTAAAG ATCCTGAATACTTGGAGTTCCTTGAATTTCTTGCAAAGCCCGTTGAGAATCTTCCCAGTGCAGAGATACAGTTGGAGAGGAAGGAAGCAGAACGAGCTG GTGCTCCAAAGGATGCTCCTATAGTCACCCCGTTAATGGACTTTGTTCGTCAGAAAAGAGCTGCGAAGGGTGGAGCTCGG AGGACTGTGTTGAATGGGAAGCCAGCTAGAAGAGTTGGTGGAATGTCATCTAGAAATCCAGTCTCTGGTTCTTCGAAAAGAGGCTCAGAGAAGAGGACATCTACTACCATG TATGTATTAAGGGACAGTTCCAAGATTATGGGCAACAAAGATAAATCGACTTATTCATTGGTCCGTAAACAAGATGATCAACAGCTGAATGACAAGTCTATCAATTCAGCATCTATATCAGGAAATGAAGCATTAGAAGGGGAAAATG CAGGTACAGGATCCACTGGTACCGGGAAGAAGAAAATCCTACTtctaaaaggaaaagaaaaggaaattcCTAAT ATTTCCGGCGGTCCGCTACTGCAACAAAACACAGTCTCTCCTGAAAAAGCTTCTGCCCCAAGACATAATCAGCAGCGTGAAGCTAGTGGAAAGATAATCAGGAGCATTCTTCTTAGCAGGGATAGTCGTCAAAATCAACCATCTTTGGGATCACAATCAGAACTACGTATCCAGTCTTCTAATCAGGAAAGAGACAAGAAACCTCCTCGACCCCCAAGTCTGCAATCACTTCAGAAGGATGCAAATGGGACTCCTGAAGATAAGTTAGTCTCCAATGATTTGCATGCTGTCCCCACAGAGAAGCAGGAAAGGCGGGCAAGGAACAAGGATAGACCTGATCGTGGTGTTTGGACTCCACTTCGCCGTTCGGATGGATTACATTCAAGTGATGAATCATTATCCCTGTCTGCTTCACAGACATCTGAAATAGGGGATTCTGCAGAAG GAACTCATGTAGAATCGAAACAAGATATGCTGGTCACTCGTGGAGGTGAATTCAGACCCCTAGGAGGTGGTCGTGGTAGGCATTACTCATCTGACAATG GGCCTTATAGGCATGGGGTTCGCCGTGGCTCAGCTTATAATGCGAAGGAAGCAGATGGCTCTTCCATTGTAGAGGGAAAATCTTCGAAAAGGGGAGGTTCTTCTGGCTATGGTTCTCATGAGGTTTGGAGATTGCTACAATTGAAACACTATCAGTTTGATCATTCAGTTGTATTGCATATTTGCATGCTTATATATATTTCCATAAAATTACAGAAACAAGTGTGGGTCCAAAAGTCCAGTTCAGCTACATAG
- the LOC131008943 gene encoding regulator of nonsense transcripts UPF3 isoform X2: protein MKGPLDRTKVVLRHLPPTISQSNLVDHIDSRFSGRYHWLTFRPGKSSPKHLKYGRAYIDFNKPDDVIEFAEFFKGHVFVNEKGTQFRTIVEYAPSQRVPKQWAKKDGREGTIVKDPEYLEFLEFLAKPVENLPSAEIQLERKEAERAGAPKDAPIVTPLMDFVRQKRAAKGGARRTVLNGKPARRVGGMSSRNPVSGSSKRGSEKRTSTTMYVLRDSSKIMGNKDKSTYSLVRKQDDQQLNDKSINSASISGNEALEGENGTGSTGTGKKKILLLKGKEKEIPNISGGPLLQQNTVSPEKASAPRHNQQREASGKIIRSILLSRDSRQNQPSLGSQSELRIQSSNQERDKKPPRPPSLQSLQKDANGTPEDKLVSNDLHAVPTEKQERRARNKDRPDRGVWTPLRRSDGLHSSDESLSLSASQTSEIGDSAEGTHVESKQDMLVTRGGEFRPLGGGRGRHYSSDNGNTVGPYRHGVRRGSAYNAKEADGSSIVEGKSSKRGGSSGYGSHEVWRLLQLKHYQFDHSVVLHICMLIYISIKLQKQVWVQKSSSAT from the exons ATGAAGGGTCCGCTGGATCGAACGAAGGTGGTGCTGCGGCACTTGCCGCCGACGATTTCTCAGTCAAACCTTGTCGACCATATCGATTCTCGCTTCTCCGGCCGCTACCATTGGCTTACTTTTCGCCCCGGAAAATCTAG CCCAAAGCATCTAAAATACGGTAGAGCTTACATTGACTTCAACAAGCCAGATGATGTGATTGAGTTTGCTGAGTTTTTTAAGGGCCATGTCTTTGTCAATGAGAAAG GAACACAGTTTCGAACAATTGTTGAGTATGCTCCTTCACAACGTGTTCCAAAACAGTGGGCCAAGAAGGACGGCCGCGAAGGGACTATAGTTAAAG ATCCTGAATACTTGGAGTTCCTTGAATTTCTTGCAAAGCCCGTTGAGAATCTTCCCAGTGCAGAGATACAGTTGGAGAGGAAGGAAGCAGAACGAGCTG GTGCTCCAAAGGATGCTCCTATAGTCACCCCGTTAATGGACTTTGTTCGTCAGAAAAGAGCTGCGAAGGGTGGAGCTCGG AGGACTGTGTTGAATGGGAAGCCAGCTAGAAGAGTTGGTGGAATGTCATCTAGAAATCCAGTCTCTGGTTCTTCGAAAAGAGGCTCAGAGAAGAGGACATCTACTACCATG TATGTATTAAGGGACAGTTCCAAGATTATGGGCAACAAAGATAAATCGACTTATTCATTGGTCCGTAAACAAGATGATCAACAGCTGAATGACAAGTCTATCAATTCAGCATCTATATCAGGAAATGAAGCATTAGAAGGGGAAAATG GTACAGGATCCACTGGTACCGGGAAGAAGAAAATCCTACTtctaaaaggaaaagaaaaggaaattcCTAAT ATTTCCGGCGGTCCGCTACTGCAACAAAACACAGTCTCTCCTGAAAAAGCTTCTGCCCCAAGACATAATCAGCAGCGTGAAGCTAGTGGAAAGATAATCAGGAGCATTCTTCTTAGCAGGGATAGTCGTCAAAATCAACCATCTTTGGGATCACAATCAGAACTACGTATCCAGTCTTCTAATCAGGAAAGAGACAAGAAACCTCCTCGACCCCCAAGTCTGCAATCACTTCAGAAGGATGCAAATGGGACTCCTGAAGATAAGTTAGTCTCCAATGATTTGCATGCTGTCCCCACAGAGAAGCAGGAAAGGCGGGCAAGGAACAAGGATAGACCTGATCGTGGTGTTTGGACTCCACTTCGCCGTTCGGATGGATTACATTCAAGTGATGAATCATTATCCCTGTCTGCTTCACAGACATCTGAAATAGGGGATTCTGCAGAAG GAACTCATGTAGAATCGAAACAAGATATGCTGGTCACTCGTGGAGGTGAATTCAGACCCCTAGGAGGTGGTCGTGGTAGGCATTACTCATCTGACAATG GAAATACTGTAGGGCCTTATAGGCATGGGGTTCGCCGTGGCTCAGCTTATAATGCGAAGGAAGCAGATGGCTCTTCCATTGTAGAGGGAAAATCTTCGAAAAGGGGAGGTTCTTCTGGCTATGGTTCTCATGAGGTTTGGAGATTGCTACAATTGAAACACTATCAGTTTGATCATTCAGTTGTATTGCATATTTGCATGCTTATATATATTTCCATAAAATTACAGAAACAAGTGTGGGTCCAAAAGTCCAGTTCAGCTACATAG